One Kwoniella pini CBS 10737 chromosome 10, complete sequence genomic region harbors:
- a CDS encoding alanine-tRNA ligase: MSYADKRPTVPTTAPHPWPSPADWPAAKVRQTYIDYFVKQPGFEHTFWPSSGVVPFDDDTLLFANAGMNQYKPLFLGTADPKSDLSKLIRAVNSQKCIRAGGKHNDLDDVGKDTYHHTFFEMLGNWSFGNYFKIGALTMAWDLLTRVYGLPKDRLYVTYFEGDAKQGLEPDTEAQQIWRDLGVPESHILPGNAKDNFWEMGATGPCGPCSEIHFDRIGGREVPELVNADDPNVLEIWNNVFIQYNREQSGELRSLPAKHVDTGMGFERLVSVLHNVSSNYDTDVFTPIFAKIQELTGGRPYAGKLGEEDVDGVDTAYRVIADHIRTLTIAISDGGVPDKDGRGYVLRRILRRGVRYASNKFNVKIGSFFSSLVPVVVDSLSPIFPEVSKKIPELVEILNEEEASFARTLTRGEALFNKYASAALEEKRDVLGGKDIWRLYDTYGFPVDLTQIMAEERGLKIDQDAFEKARLESLEASKAGGKDKGVAGTVKLDVHDLGALEANDQVPKTDDSAKYQLDDIKATVKSIYHSSKFYSSTSELPANAPFGVLLDKTNFYAESGGQEYDTGVLAIDGQAEFKVEDVQVYNGYVLHIGQMEEGEIKVGDEVICTYDELRRWPIRNNHTGTHILNFALREVLGDHIDQKGSLVAPTKLRFDFSHGKSIGVPELTKIEAISNEWIQKAAPVYAKEMPLAEAYKIPGLRAVFGEAYPDPVRVVSLGYPLEEIAQNIESSKWRGTSVEFCGGTHVAKTDDIKDFVIVEESSIAKGIRRIVAVTGHEAHEVSRKAAEFERRLSKIAELQGKEKEAAMKPYLVELGQSSISLIKKASFKATFEKMQSEIVAAIKAKTAADSKVIQDTIKGYFKENPNDNIYVGEFEVAGGNAKTLSAAVTAAKSLSKAVYVFSTDPETSKVAHTNYLPKEVLDKKVIDGKTWLGEVSKIVGGKGGGKDDSATGVGSEPAKVAEAIVAAKSYYLSKVEA, from the exons ATGTCTTACGCCGATAAGAGACCTACTGTTCCTACAACTGCTCCTCATCCTTGGCCTTCGCCTGCCGACTGGCCCGCTGCCAAAGTCAGACAAACCTACATAGACTACTTTGTCAAGCAACCTGGATTCGAGCACACCTTCTGGCCCTCAAGTGGTGTGGTTCCCTTCGACGATGATACCCTTCTTTTCGCCAATGCT GGTATGAACCAATATAAACCTCTTTTCCTCGGTACTGCCGATCCTAAATCTGATTTATCGAAGCTTATAAGAGCAGTGAACAGTCAGAAGTGTATCCGTGCAGGAGGAAAACATAACG ATCTCGATGATGTTGGAAAAGACACCTATCACCACACATTTTTCGAAATGTTGGGAAACTGGTCTTTCGGAAACTACTTCAAG ATTGGTGCCTTGACAATGGCATGGGACCTTCTTACTCGGGTGTATGGCTTACCAAAAGATAGATTATACGTAACGTACTTCGAGGGAGATGCTAAGCAAGGATTGGAACCCGATACAGAAGCCCA ACAAATATGGAGAGATCTCGGTGTACCCGAAAGCCATATTCTCCCTGGTAACGCCAAGGACAACTTCTGGG AAATGGGTGCTACCGGGCCTTGTGGACCATGCAG TGAGATTCATTTCGACCGAATCGGTGGAAGGGAAGTACCAGAACTTGTCAATGCCGATGATCCGAACGTACTCGAAATTTGGAACAACGTTTTCATCCAATACAACCGAGAACAATCTGGGGAACTGCGTTCACTTCCCGCTAAACACGTGGATACCGGTATGGGTTTCGAGCGATTAGTATCCGTCCTCCACAACGTTTCTTCAAATTACGATACAGATGTATTCACCCCCATCTTCGCGAAAATACAAGAATTGACGGGTGGAAGACCTTATGCTGgtaaattaggtgaagaagacgTAGACGGTGTAGATACTGCCTATCGAGTGATTGCCGATCACATTAGAACTTTGACAATTGCTATTTCTGATGGTGGGGTACCGgataaagatggaagaggTTACGTCTTGAGACGTATCCTCAGACGAGGAGTGCGATACGCAAGCAACAAATTCAACGTCAAGATCGGCAGCTTTTTCTCATCCCTTGTCCCTGTTGTCGTTGATTCTTTG TCCCCAATTTTCCCAGAAGTAAGCAAAAAAATCCCCGAACTTGTCGAGATCCtaaacgaagaagaagcttcttTTGCTCGAACACTCACACGAGGAGAAGCTTTGTTCAACAAGTATGCCAGTGCTGCTTTGGAAGAGAAACGAGATGTTCTCGGTGGAAAGGATATTTGGAGATTGTACGACACTTACGGATTCCCTGTCGATCTTACTCAAATCATGGCTGAAGAACGAGGATTGAagattgatcaagatgCTTTCGAAAAGGCTCGATTGGAGTCGCTCGAAGCTTCTAAAGCTGGCGGAAAAGACAAAGGTGTAGCTGGTACAGTGAAATTAGACGTACATGATCTGGGTGCATTGGAGGCCAATGACCAGGTACCAAAAACGGATGATTCCGCCAAGTACC AACTCGATGATATTAAAGCCACTGTCAAATCCATCTACCACTCCTCCAAATTCTACTCATCCACCTCCGAACTACCCGCCAATGCCCCCTTTGGTGTCTTACTTGATAAAACCAACTTCTACGCCGAATCTGGTGGACAGGAATATGACACTGGTGTGCTCGCTATTGATGGACAAGCTGAATTCAAGGTGGAAGATGTGCAAGTGTACAACGGATATGTGCTGCATATCGGTCAAATGGAGGAAGGAGAGATTAAGGTCGGGGACGAAGTAATCTGTACTTATGACGAG CTTCGAAGATGGCCTATAAGAAACAACCACACCGGTACACACATCCTTAACTTCGCTTTGCGAGAAGTACTTGGTGACCACATCGATCAAAAAGGATCACTTGTCGCACCTACCAAACTCCGATTCGATTTCTCCCACGGTAAATCTATCGGTGTACCCGAATTAACAAAGATTGAAGCTATATCGAACGAATGGATTCAGAAAGCCGCCCCAGTCTACGCCAAGGAAATGCCTTTGGCCGAAGCGTACAAGATTCCAGGTCTTAGAGCTGTATTTGGTGAAGCTTATCCTGATCCGGTCAGAGTCGTCTCATTAGGTTACCCTTTGGAAGAAATTGCTCAAAATATCGAAAGTAGTAAATGGAGGGGTACTTCAGTCGAATTCTGTGGAGGTACACACGTAGCTAAGACGGATGATATCAAAGATTTCGtgattgttgaagaatcCTCAATTGCGAAGGGTATCAGACGAATTGTTGCTGTCACTGGACATGAGGCTCACGAAGTATCGAGAAAAGCTGCTGAGTTCGAGAGGAGATTGAGCAAGATTGCCGAATTGCaaggaaaggaaaaggaagcTGCTATGAAGCCATACTTAGTC GAACTCGGACAATCGAGCATATCTCTGATCAAGAAAGCATCTTTCAAGGCTACATTCGAAAAAATGCAATCTGAGATCGTAGCTGCTATCAAGGCAAAGACCGCTGCTGATTCGAAGGTAATCCAAGATACTATCAAAGGATACTTCAAGGAGAATCCTAACGATAATATTTACGTCGGCGAATTCGAGGTTGCCGGAGGAAACGCAAAG ACGTTATCAGCCGCTGTGACCGCCGCCAAATCTCTGTCGAAAGCCGTATACGTGTTCTCGACTGACCCTGAAACCAGCAAAGTAGCCCATACCAACTATTTGCCGAAGGAGGTCTTAGACAAAAAGGTCATTGACGGTAAGACCTGGTTGGGAGAAGTTAGCAAGATCGTTGGTggaaag GGTGGTGGAAAGGACGATTCCGCTACTGGAGTTGGCAGTGAGCCTGCGAAGGTCGCTGAGGCCATTGTCGCTGCTAAGAGCTATTATCTATCAAAAGTTGAGGCTTAG
- a CDS encoding 6,7-dimethyl-8-ribityllumazine synthase — MSDPTIKGLPPPPTKFDGSNFRIAIVHARWNDAIIKSLVEGTINKLKEQGVKQENIVVKSVPGSYELPFATKQLIEAGKIQSSNAAPSMIASTTNLLSLIDNTTSQPSTEKKTDNASNSGPLTKPFDAIIPIGCLIKGSTMHFEYICDAVTHGLMKVQLETGTPVIFGVLTALNDDQALERAGIGRTEKGKGHNHGEDWGLAAVELAAQNQDWSKGIL; from the exons ATGTCAGACCCAACTATCAAAGGACTTCCACCTCCCCCTACCAAATTTGACGGTTCCAATTTCCGAATTGCTATCGTACATGCTCGATGGAACGATGCTATCATCAAATCTCTTGTGGAAGGTACTATAAATAAGCTTAAAGAACAAGGTGTGAAGCAAGAAAATATCGTAGTTAAGAGTGTACCTGGTAGTTACGAACTGCCATTTGCTACTAAGCA GCTCATCGAAGCCGgtaaaattcaatcatcaaaCGCTGCACCTTCCATGATAGCATCAACCACCAATCTCCTTTCACTTATCGATAACACTACTTCTCAACCTTCAACTGAGAAGAAGACCGATAATGCAAGTAATTCTGGACCTCTTACAAAGCCTTTTGACGCTATCATTCCCATTGGATGTTTGATCAAAGGATCAACAATGCACTTTGAATACATTTGCGATGCTGTTACTCATGGATTAATGAAAGTTCAATTGGAAACTGGTACACCTGTTATATTTGGAGTTTTAACCGCTTTGAATGATGACCAAGCTTTAGAAAGAGCTGGTATCGGAAGAactgaaaaaggtaaaggtcATA ATCACGGTGAAGATTGGGGTTTGGCTGCTGTTGAACTTGCtgctcaaaatcaagattggTCAAAAGGTATATTATGA